In Oncorhynchus clarkii lewisi isolate Uvic-CL-2024 chromosome 2, UVic_Ocla_1.0, whole genome shotgun sequence, one DNA window encodes the following:
- the LOC139419347 gene encoding protein MAL2-like: MSEPATNPAVTAFPAPTISLPLGLQILRTYSGALICLEIIFGGLVWILVASSNVPVPMLQGWVMFVSVSTFFCSSVYLLLFLLGLADRINTDWNLMDVLYHFTALLFYFSALVLEAAVTAARGVISSTNSSIPGCVTAPSGNILTFLDNRQYSINVAATIFAFVVTLCYACSMFMGFRRWQM; encoded by the exons ATGTCGGAGCCAGCGACGAATCCTGCGGTGACAGCATTCCCAGCGCCGACGATATCTTTGCCATTGGGACTACAAATATTGAGGACGTACTCCGGTGCTCTGATCTGCTTGGAAATT ATATTTGGAGGGCTAGTATGGATCCTGGTGGCCTCCTCCAACGTGCCCGTGCCCATGCTACAGGGCTGGGTGATGTTTGTCTCTGTCAGCACGTTCTTCTGTTCCAGCGtgtacctcctcctcttcctcctgggaTTGGCTGACAGGATCAACACCGACTGGAACCTGATG GATGTGCTGTACCACTTCACAGCACTGCTGTTCTACTTCAGTGCCTTGGTGCTGGAGGCTGCTGTTACGGCTGCCAGAGGTGTCATCAGTAGTACCAACAGCTCCATACCAGGATGTGTAACTGCCCCTAGTGGAAATATACTCACCTTCCTGGACAACAGACAATACAGTATTAACGTGGCAGCTACG ATATTTGCCTTCGTGGTGACACTCTGCTACGCCTGCAGCATGTTCATGGGCTTCAGGAGGTGGCAGATGTGA